A genome region from Homo sapiens chromosome 8 genomic patch of type FIX, GRCh38.p14 PATCHES HG76_PATCH includes the following:
- the ZNF705B gene encoding zinc finger protein 705B isoform X1, with translation MHSLKKVTFEDVAIDFTQEEWAMMDTSKRKLYRDVMLENISHLVSLRYQISKAYIILQLEQGKELWREGRVFLQDQNPNRESALKKTHMISMHPITRKDASTSMTMENSLILEDPFECNDSGEDCTRSSTITQCLLTHSGKKPYVSKQCGKSLRNLLSTEPHKQIHTKGKSYQCNLCEKAYTNCFHLRRHKMTHTGERPYACHLCRKAFTQCSHLRRHEKTHTGQRPYKCHQYGKAFIQSFNLQRHERTHLGKKCYECDKSGKAFSQSSGFRGNKIIHTGEKPHACLLCGKAFSLSSNLR, from the exons ATGCATTCACTA AAGAAAGTGACTTTTGAAGATGTAGCTATTGACTTCACCCAGGAAGAGTGGGCCATGATGGACACATCCAAGAGAAAGCTGTACAGAGATGTGATGCTGGAAAATATCAGTCACCTGGTGTCCCTCA GGTACCAGATAAGCAAAGCCTATATAATTTTGCAGCTGGAGCAAGGAAAAGAGCTGTGGCGGGAAGGAAGAGTATTTCTTCAAGACCAGAATCCAA aCAGGGAAAGTGCCCTTAAGAAAACACACATGATATCCATGCATCCTATCACCAGAAAAGACGCATCCACCAGTATGACAATG GAGAACTCTCTCATTCTGGAGGATCCTTTTGAATGTAATGATTCGGGAGAAGATTGCACTCGCAGTTCCACAATAACTCAGTGTTTGTTAACTCATAGTGGAAAGAAACCCTATGTCAGCAAACAGTGTGGAAAATCCCTTCGTAATCTTTTGTCCACTGAACCACATAAACAAATTCATACTAAAGGTAAATCATATCAGTGTAATCTATGTGAAAAGGCCTATACTAATTGCTTTCACCTTAGACGGCACAAGatgactcacactggagagaggCCATATGCATGTCATCTATGTAGAAAAGCCTTCACTCAGTGTTCTCACCTTAGAAGACACGAGAAAACTCACACGGGACAGAGACCATATAAGTGTCATCAATATGGGAAAGCCTTTATTCAATCCTTTAACCTTCAAAGACATGAGAGAACTCACCTTGGAAAAAAGTGTTATGAATGTGATAAAAGTGGGAAAGCCTTTAGTCAAAGCTCTGGCTttagaggaaacaaaataattcacactggagagaaaccacaTGCTTGTCTTCtatgtgggaaggccttcagtCTGTCTTCCAACCTTAGATGA
- the ZNF705B gene encoding zinc finger protein 705B (The RefSeq protein has 24 substitutions compared to this genomic sequence) encodes MHSLEKVTFEDVAIDFTQEEWDMMDTSKRKLYRDVMLENISHLVSLGYQISKSYIILQLEQGKELWWEGRVFLQDQNPDRESALKKKHMISMHPIIRKDTSTSMTMENSLILEDPFEYNDSGEDCTHSSTITQCLLTHSGKKPCVSKQCGKSLRNLLSPKPRKQIHTKGKSYQCNLCEKAYTNCFYLRRHKMTHTGERPYACHLCGKAFTQCSHLRRHEKTHTGERPYKCHQCGKAFIQSFNLRRHERTHLGQKCYECDKSGKAFSQSSGFRGNKIIHIGEKPPACLLCGKAFSLSSDLR; translated from the exons ATGCATTCACTA AAGAAAGTGACTTTTGAAGATGTAGCTATTGACTTCACCCAGGAAGAGTGGGCCATGATGGACACATCCAAGAGAAAGCTGTACAGAGATGTGATGCTGGAAAATATCAGTCACCTGGTGTCCCTCA GGTACCAGATAAGCAAAGCCTATATAATTTTGCAGCTGGAGCAAGGAAAAGAGCTGTGGCGGGAAGGAAGAGTATTTCTTCAAGACCAGAATCCAA aCAGGGAAAGTGCCCTTAAGAAAACACACATGATATCCATGCATCCTATCACCAGAAAAGACGCATCCACCAGTATGACAATG GAGAACTCTCTCATTCTGGAGGATCCTTTTGAATGTAATGATTCGGGAGAAGATTGCACTCGCAGTTCCACAATAACTCAGTGTTTGTTAACTCATAGTGGAAAGAAACCCTATGTCAGCAAACAGTGTGGAAAATCCCTTCGTAATCTTTTGTCCACTGAACCACATAAACAAATTCATACTAAAGGTAAATCATATCAGTGTAATCTATGTGAAAAGGCCTATACTAATTGCTTTCACCTTAGACGGCACAAGatgactcacactggagagaggCCATATGCATGTCATCTATGTAGAAAAGCCTTCACTCAGTGTTCTCACCTTAGAAGACACGAGAAAACTCACACGGGACAGAGACCATATAAGTGTCATCAATATGGGAAAGCCTTTATTCAATCCTTTAACCTTCAAAGACATGAGAGAACTCACCTTGGAAAAAAGTGTTATGAATGTGATAAAAGTGGGAAAGCCTTTAGTCAAAGCTCTGGCTttagaggaaacaaaataattcacactggagagaaaccacaTGCTTGTCTTCtatgtgggaaggccttcagtCTGTCTTCCAACCTTAGATGA